One Desulfobulbus propionicus DSM 2032 DNA segment encodes these proteins:
- a CDS encoding alpha/beta fold hydrolase, which produces MTVISEQTIDLGSCAVHALACGPTSSATVVLLHGMKFQAETWRQLGTLEFLAGMGQHVLAVDMPGFGRSPASEAAPVAVLARLFEHLAIERVTLIGPSMGGRIALEFSLNYPQRIAGLVLVGAVGVEDNRSGLGVITAPTLIVWGGEDQVSPLGNSDILLAGIKGATREIYPGAPHPCYLEQPDRWHASLRTFFTSLAK; this is translated from the coding sequence ATGACTGTCATCAGTGAACAAACCATCGATCTGGGATCGTGTGCGGTGCATGCGCTTGCGTGTGGACCAACCAGTTCCGCCACTGTCGTTCTGCTGCACGGCATGAAGTTTCAGGCCGAGACCTGGCGGCAATTGGGTACCCTGGAATTCCTGGCGGGCATGGGGCAGCATGTATTGGCGGTGGATATGCCCGGATTTGGCCGGAGTCCGGCCAGCGAGGCCGCGCCGGTTGCGGTGCTCGCACGGTTGTTCGAGCATTTGGCCATCGAGCGGGTGACCCTGATCGGCCCTTCCATGGGTGGGCGCATTGCCCTGGAATTTTCCCTGAACTATCCGCAGCGAATCGCTGGTCTGGTTTTGGTTGGTGCCGTGGGCGTGGAGGACAACCGGTCCGGTTTGGGCGTCATTACCGCGCCGACCCTGATCGTCTGGGGCGGCGAGGACCAGGTTTCTCCGCTGGGCAACAGCGACATCCTGTTGGCGGGAATCAAGGGCGCCACCCGGGAGATTTATCCGGGAGCACCGCATCCCTGTTACCTGGAACAGCCGGATCGTTGGCACGCCAGTCTGCGCACCTTTTTTACATCTCTCGCCAAGTGA
- a CDS encoding Card1-like endonuclease domain-containing protein: MALFRCNKCGHLREVASEHIGKSAKCPQCQHIAPIHDTVAFVEKILEKYFALQKELIKLQQTTNASDPLEIQVIDQPSGELFSLKDIDIHNTTELANDQQYQPIIEWFGAKKVTVKVNPKELDTTGFFDEMAVELGNNYEVLREVSEKIKRIQNKGYTNVHFQLAKKSQKHIQEIVNFCNQLYRFSFVAKCFYQKHEKIVKLTLQTAPAIVQFFNGTWLEWFVFIKVFNLLQEKHTPFSGARSLTVTLPNEDFHELDVFFLINNNIPLCIECKSGEFRQDLDKYSRLRKRLAIDRSHFILCVAGLSDEQAQGLTSMYEVTLVNEKNLIPHVEQLLG; the protein is encoded by the coding sequence ATGGCTCTCTTTCGCTGCAACAAATGCGGTCACCTTCGCGAGGTGGCCAGCGAACATATTGGAAAATCGGCCAAATGTCCTCAATGCCAACACATCGCGCCCATCCACGACACGGTGGCCTTTGTTGAGAAAATTCTGGAAAAATATTTTGCGCTACAAAAAGAGCTGATCAAACTGCAACAGACAACAAACGCTTCCGATCCGCTGGAAATACAAGTCATTGACCAGCCAAGCGGAGAACTCTTTTCCCTGAAGGATATTGACATCCATAACACGACCGAGTTGGCCAATGATCAACAATACCAGCCGATCATCGAGTGGTTTGGAGCAAAAAAAGTCACCGTGAAGGTCAATCCAAAGGAACTCGACACGACAGGGTTCTTTGACGAGATGGCGGTCGAACTAGGGAATAACTATGAAGTCCTTCGAGAAGTGAGCGAAAAGATAAAACGAATTCAGAATAAAGGCTATACCAATGTACATTTTCAACTGGCCAAGAAAAGCCAGAAGCATATTCAGGAGATCGTGAATTTTTGCAACCAGCTCTATCGATTTTCCTTTGTCGCCAAGTGTTTTTATCAAAAACACGAGAAAATCGTAAAACTTACCCTGCAAACCGCGCCGGCGATCGTTCAATTTTTCAATGGCACTTGGCTTGAATGGTTTGTTTTCATCAAGGTCTTCAACCTGTTACAAGAAAAGCACACACCATTTTCTGGTGCGCGCAGCCTAACGGTCACCCTCCCCAATGAAGACTTTCACGAACTGGATGTCTTTTTCCTGATCAACAACAACATTCCTCTGTGCATAGAATGCAAATCAGGAGAATTTCGTCAAGATTTGGACAAATATTCACGATTGCGCAAGCGACTTGCGATAGACCGGTCCCATTTCATACTCTGCGTCGCTGGATTAAGCGATGAACAGGCCCAGGGTTTGACCAGCATGTACGAGGTAACGCTTGTCAACGAAAAGAATTTGATTCCCCATGTCGAGCAGTTGCTCGGCTGA